Genomic DNA from candidate division WOR-3 bacterium:
TGTAGTCGATGATTTTGAAATGGGTATCACCCACGTAATAAGAGCGGTTGAGCACATCAACAATACTCCGAAACAACTGCTCTTGTATGAAGCCCTGGGACTGCCTGCACCGAAGTTCGCCCATCTCCCTTTGATTTTGGGAACGGACAAGAGTAAATTATCCAAACGCCACGGTGCGGTATCCCTCATCTTTTACCGTGAACAGGGATTTTTACCGGAAGCGATGGTCAATTACCTGGCACTTCTGGGCTGGGCGCCCGGCGACGATAAAGAAATAATGGATAAAGAGGAACTGATCTCCCGCTTCACGCTCGAACGTATCAACCCATCCAACGCTGTTTTTGATGTGAATAAACTTCTCTGGATGAATCAGCAGTATATCTTAAAGATGAATGAGAGCGAATTGATTGAACATTTAAAACCATATTTTATTGATGCCGGCTTAATAAATGAACAGGAATTTGAAACAAAGAAAGAATGGATTAAAGAACTCTGTCTCCTGATGCAACCGAGAATAAAAGTGCTCGGTGACATCGTGGATTTGACGGTGTATTTTTTCACCGATGATTTTGAATATGAAGAAGACCGTCTGCACAAATATACCGATAAAAGAACCCTGGAACTGATGGAACGTTTTCTCGGAAAAATGGATGAAGTCAAAAATTTCAATGCCCAGTCGCTTGAAAACCTGCTTCGCGGTTTCGCCGCCGAAAACAAGATTAAAGCGAAAGAACTGATCCATCCCTTGCGTATCTTTGTCACGGGCAGAAGCAGCGGCGCCGGACTCTTTAAAACCCTGGAACTTCTCGGGAAACAGAGGTGTATAAAAAGGATTCAAAAAATCATCAGAAAATATGGAGGAAATTAATGGACGATTCTGATAAAAGAGAGAGCAAAAAGGAAAGAAGAGGACATATCAAGGCGTATCTGAGTTTACCGTCTTTCCTGACGATAGTCACATCTTCCGTGGAGGTCTTCAGAAAAGAGACGATCGGCTATCTGATCGGAATTAAAGGTGAGAACAAATTTATGGTTGAGTATGCGATTCCCTATCAAACAGCGGAGAGCTCTGCCACACATGCGACGATCGACGAAGACAGGGTTGCGCGCATAAATGAAATTCTCGGTAAACTGTCCGCCGGACTCGAGTATATCGGAGATTTCCATTCGCATACGGTCTATGGCAACTGTCCGGGAACCGTCGTTCCCTCCAATACGGATCTCGGTTCAACAGTCCCGGGTGAACTCAATATAATCTGTGCAGTCAACCTAAAGAAAAAATCGGTGGAATGGTATGAAAGCAAGGACGGTATCCTCACCGGTACTGTAGGAGAATATCGTATTGAAATCGGCGGTTACTACGTCGACA
This window encodes:
- a CDS encoding glutamate--tRNA ligase, which codes for MNLSEVKVRMAPSPTGFFHVGSARTALYNWLFAKHHKGKFILRVEDTDVKRSSADMIKVILEGLTWLGLTWDEEPSFQSQRIEIYKRYVDRLIEKKLAYYCYCDPEELAKEKQEAYKNKKDWRYDRRCLNLSDAERAEKEKAKIPKAVRFLVPDRPVVYNDIIHGEIKKEGRDIEDFIIMRANGIPTYNLACVVDDFEMGITHVIRAVEHINNTPKQLLLYEALGLPAPKFAHLPLILGTDKSKLSKRHGAVSLIFYREQGFLPEAMVNYLALLGWAPGDDKEIMDKEELISRFTLERINPSNAVFDVNKLLWMNQQYILKMNESELIEHLKPYFIDAGLINEQEFETKKEWIKELCLLMQPRIKVLGDIVDLTVYFFTDDFEYEEDRLHKYTDKRTLELMERFLGKMDEVKNFNAQSLENLLRGFAAENKIKAKELIHPLRIFVTGRSSGAGLFKTLELLGKQRCIKRIQKIIRKYGGN